The nucleotide sequence GTGACTGCAAGTCAGGAAGTCAAAGTCATTGGACTTGTTTCTCGCTCTACTGCTGTAAAAAGGAGCTAGCTTTTTGGGGAGTCTATGGTAAGTAGTTAAGGTGTTTTCAATCCTTAAATTTTAATTTAGAATCCAAATTTGTGGTAAAAGTTAATAAAATGTATAAAAGGCAAAGATAAGTGAATATCTCAAGGTTAGGGAGGCTGGAAATTGGGCAAGAGAGCACAGAGACCTTCAGGTTTGGGAAACAAAACCTATCTGAAGTGTGACATTACTGGGAAACTGAAAAGCTGAATAGGAGGAGtgagctttaaaaatattcaatatacaCAGAGAAAACACTAGCACATCAGGATTCATTGTGGACATAGTGTGAAGCAAGATATGTGAATATTTCCACAGTCCATTCTTTAAAGCAAAAATTTGGATTTTAGTTAGATTAAAATCATAAGGAATATGGCAAGATCCTTGATATATATTTAGTATTCTTATACTAGAGGAATTAAATGTAACAAGAGTAATTGATTGATAAGTCATGGCAAGGCAGCTAGCCAGATGGAATGCTCCTCCTGTGTAATGTGAGTACTCAGGAACAATTCCAGTGTCCCAGGTAACCGTGTGTGCAGGAATTGATCCAGTGGCAGCTACTGAAAATCCATGTTTTGGATCTGAAGCAGCAGCTGGAGTCACTGAGGAGTACTGGCAAGGCTGATATCTTTGTGGCTAACACATACAGCGCAGTGATCACTCTGCAGGTAAAGAGCACATAGGCAGAAAGGGAATAAGTGGCAACCAGACAGAGTAAAAGCAGCAGGCTGTTAGTGTGAGAAATCCATGGggccatctctttctctctctaaaaGATTTCCAGTTTTGAATACTGCTGGAAGAGGTAGTTTCAAGGAACAGTTAAGTGTGTTGCACCAGGAGTGGCTCATtgcacaggcagagagagagagaaaagaaagagtgtGGGAGAAATAGTGATAGAAGATTCACTCTAAGGAAAGCAGgtagatgtttctgtggctgcaGGCATGATGTCAGGATAGCACTTTGTCCCTTTCGTGCTTGTGTCAAGAATGGTACTGAGTGGCTGCAGCACATTCTGAAGGACGAGGGAGAACAGCTAGAGGTTATGGTCCATGATGGTACCAATGATATAGATAAAAAGACACCTGGTGTCCTGAAGCAGAGTAAGGAGCTATGAAATGAGGCAAGTAGTAAGAACATAAATGGTAGTATTCTCAGGATTAACCCTAGAGCTACATGCTAGCAAGATCAGGAAATGACaatattgaatgaatgtgtggctgagagTATGTTGTAGGAACAAGGAATTTAGATGCCGAGTCACTGGGACTGATTCCAGGGAAGATGAGTTTTGTAAAAGCTGAGCAGACTGCACCAGACCAGAACATAGAGCAATATCCTTGGAGGGTAATTGGCTTGGAAAACagggggagggtttaaactaaaatAGCAGGGTGAGGGAatctgggtgtgtgtgataacagagagagagagaaaaacaaagatggAAACGAAAGACCGAAAAATAGAAAGTCAAAGAGTAAATAAGGGCTCGTAACAAAAAGGGTTGgtacttttaaaaaatgtagaaACTGCAGAACAAGTCTAAAGGAGCATTCCCAATGAGGTAGACCGGTATAACATAATAAGGATTGAGAGTTTGGTGTAAGGTGACAAAGGCTGGAAACTAAACATCCAAGGGTATTCACCTTCCAGGATAAACAGGTAAAGCAGAAAAGGAGATTAGATAGAAATTTTAGTGAAAGATGAAATCAAGACAATAGTGAGAAAGTACAGTGGTGCAGGAAATCTACTTGTGGAATCAATCTGGGTGAAGCTTAGAAACAAAACATTTGTGGGCATTGTTTATCAGCCTCCAAATAGCAATAGTGAGGGAGGATTGGCATTAAATAGGAAATTAGAGATATATGCAATGAGGGTGTTGTAGTAATCCTGGGTAATTATAATCTACATTTGGATGGGGCAAACCATATTGGAAATAACATTCTGCTGGATCAATTCCTGGTGTGTGTACAAAATGGATTTTCAGTCTAGTATGATGAGGAACCAACTTAGGAATAGGTTGGACCTAGATTTGATTAATAGAATGAGAATGGGTTAATTAATGATCTTGCATCCATTTAGTAAAAGTGACCGTAATGTGATAACCTTCTTTGTCAAAGAATTCTAAGTAGTCCCATCCAAAACAGGAGTCCTAAATTTGAAAAGTGAAACAATGTGGGTATGGGATGATTTCTGGTCCTAAAGGTCACAGCTGCTAGATTGGATTTGTGGCAAGTGTTGAGGGAACCAGCAAGGGGGAAAAAATATTCTTTACCTCATCTTTCCCAAACcgtcagctgcagatgcatctgtccatgacattaTTAATAAGAGTGACCAGCGCACAAAGTccaaccttcacattgagaataaccttcaGCAtgttgtgtgtcagtatcagatGCCAAATGGgtcagactttgaacagatctaggaactcaagactgggcattcatGAGGGGCTGTGAGCCATAAACAGTAActgaattgtactccagcacaatcttcaacctcatggcccagcacatCCCcaatcaaccattaccatcaatccaggtGGTCAATcctagttcaatggagagtgcaggagcagcatcagacatacctaaaaatgaggtgtcaatgtgaagttgcattccaaacagcataagcgTCAAGTAATGGAAAGAACAAAGGGATCTCACCAacagatcagatttaagctctgaaTGGTAgaagacaattaaacaactcactggagtagGAGGCTCcacaatatccccatcctcaatggggagaccagtgtaaaagataaggctgaagcatgtGCAGTAATCTTCAGGCAAAAGAGCCAAAttgatgatccatctcagtcttctccagtggtccccagaatcacagataccagtcttcagccgaTTTGATTTACTCCACATGTTATCAAGAAATAGTTATAGGCATTAGATACTACAAAGACTTCGGGCGCTGACAGCATTCTAGCAATAGTTCACaggacttgtgttccagaacatgTCACTCCCCGGCCAACCACttcacagttacaacactgacatctaagcaacaatatggaaaataaaTACCCAGGTATGTTATTATGTACATCAGAAGCTGAACAAGTCCAAACTAGCCAGTTGCCACCCTGGTCTACTCTCGATCAAaagtaaagtgttggaaggtgtcatcaacaaagaCTCAaaatcctggggttaccattggtcagaaactcaactggattcaccacataaatacagtgacaaaagagcaggtcagaggcttggagtACTGTGGCAAATAACCCATCTTTTGACCATCACCTCCCTTCCCGCCCtgaccccccaactcccccaACCCAAAATCCTCTTCCATCTATCAAGTACAAGTCAGGAGCATGATCAtaaactccccacttgcctggatagatacagctccaacaacactcaagaaacttgatgccACCTAgtacaaagcagtctgcttgattgacacAAACACCGATAACTCccattctctccaccactgacactcagtagcaacacTGATGCATCTTGCATACAgtacacacagggaacagtaCACACAGAAACTccctaaagatcctcagacagcagttTCCACACCCATGATGACTTCCATATAGAAGGACACTACCAGCTAACCACCACCTTTTCCAGGGCAATGAGTGTCAGACGATAAATGCTGGCACAATTTGCGACACCCcctcccacaagtgaataaaaagtaTAAGGACATTTCAgtctctttctgtccctcactGAGAGGTAGGTCAGcttttctttttccttcaaaGTTGGAAATTGTCACGTTTCTATATGTTATGCTCAGCCTACTCTATCTTACGCACTCACGTCATAATCTGTCTAAATCTCTTTCCAGCCTTTTTTTTACTTATAGATGACTTTCTCACTTAGCTTTGTATCAACAACAAATTTGGATATATTACACTTTGACCTCTCAATTAAGTAAAGAAATAAAGACACCAATATCAAATTacctttctaaaaaaaattacacaGCAAAATGAAacctggacttcagggattatgaggagagattattaGATCTGTTTTTCCAACAAGTTAGAATGTCAAGTTagagtgatctgatcaaagtcttcaagatattagcaGGAAAAGACAGGACAGTTACACAATATCAGCTGATTGGGAATTCTAGAATTGAAGGCATAGTCTGAAAATTAGGGTGAGGTTGTGCAGGAAAGATGTCAGGAAGCAGTTCTATACTAAAAGGGGTGGTGGGTGTTCGAAACGCACTTCCACACACTGGGGTGGATATTGGGTCAGTTGTTAACTTTAAATCTGTGATAAATAAatatttgttaagcaaaggtaatGAAGGATAATAGCCCAAAGCCAGGTATATGGAGTTGGGCCATCTCATTGACTGCCTGAACAGTCGAGAGGTTGAGTGACCAATTCCCACGTTACAAAATTAAGATGGGGCATACACTTTAGGTGAAAGCAGATGCTGAAAAATGCTTTAAATACCATTGTATTAAACGATTTGTTCTAAAAATCTAGCAATTGACCTTAAATGGAGACAGCAAAATCTCCACAGACAAAATTGTTTTCCGGCTAGGATCTGTTGTTGTTAATCTCACTGTCCTCAAATCTCAGTTAGAcctatacttttttttaaatggagtagGGGTGGTAAGAGGGAGGAAAAGAAACCTTGCCAAATGTCAACTGATTTCAACTTCATAATGCCGGAAGAGCCGGACTTGTCTCCAGCAGACAGCCAATTGCAGAACATTGAGTGACAGACCACGACATCAGGATATCCGCCGATCTGCACCGCAGCAAATGCTGAAGTTATAGGCAATTTCAGAGAAATAATAATTGTGAATACCGACATTTCACAAGGCAAATCCATTATGAATGTTTTCTAAGTGTCCAGTTACCGCCTCTCAAATCGTGGATTCTCACGTTTTGTTAACCTTTACAAGCactttaaacagaaaaaaaaatgattttaacAGTCTGAAGTTTTAAGTATAAGTGGCACTACACATTGATTTAAAGAATTTAATATTCGGAACGATGATATGGTCCATGCTGAATGGTTTGACTGTTTCTGGGGAGGTGTGTGTTCCTCTGAGATCCTATTGGTCCTCCTGAGAAATATAAGTTCCGGCAGTCTCAAAATCTGCAAAGTTCGTTGAGGTTCGAGTGGGTTAAAGGCGAAACACCAAATTGGACATCGTTCCAGTTTTCAAAATCTTGCAGGTTTGTTTTGATTTCGCATCCAGTGTCTGCACAATATGCCTAAATCAGGATTGACTACTTGTTgcgaaaaaaaaatcagggagaAATAAGGTAAAGCCTGCCAGGCTGCCTTTGTTCCAGGCTACTTTGTACGAGAACTGTGTTTGATGTTTGAGACTTTAAAATGTTGCTCGTAAATCATGCTTAGTGACCTGAAAAATTTCCAGGAGACCTTTACTGACACAGCCTAGATCGGAGATTGCCAAATCGTAAAACCATTTGGTATTATTTCCGTAGTCACTCTGAGCCACCAGTCCCTGTTCTCTCCCAAGCCCGTCCCCCTTAACTGCGTGTGTGGACATCTAGTTCCCCATTAGGTTGGTAGGCAAGGACAAAGTCGACTCTATGGCTGTTGAGGGACGACAATTTTATTTCTAGGGATCGACTGGTAACCAGTGTCCACTGTAAATCACCTGAGACTTGGTTTTGTTTTGGGTTTTGCTGTGGTCTGACCTGGAGTCCCTCTTTTCAAGATATATCCTGAGTTAGACTTTGTgtttgccttcactcaagtggtccCCAACCTCAGTTGGTGTTGAGGGTGagagtgtccacttccatcagaatagCCTGCAACTCTTAATGCTCCAGTTGCAGCACTTTCCAATGGTAAAGTTAGTTGTCGTGCCTGTTTGGAGACCAGATTGGATTTTgcacgaaatgttgatttttcctgctcctcggatgctgcctgaactgtgcttttccagcacaactctaaaccagaatctggtttccagcatctgcaatcattgtttttacccgctTGGAGTCCAGTTGGACTTCAGCTGGTAAGCACGTTTGCAGGGTGACATCATTAATCTTACATACCAAAcagtctcagcatctcattaagggttaaactaaAGTCACGTGCTTCTGCTAGTTTCCTTAACCTAGCCAAAAATCCTGATAGGAATCCCGATAGGGTTCTTTAAAACTGAGCAAAACAGATAGTACCTCAAGTTTATCGTCGGCTAGGGATTGTAATATTGCTTACCTAAAATCCATCatctcttgaaaggttttagtatctggtgcctcaaggAAAGCTAGGTTCCTAATAACTATAAAAACTGCAGGTTTACAAACTGTCTAGAAAATTAATTGATTTATTTCATCTACCCCAATGTCAGtttttcgggggggggggggggtcaatagCACATTTTTTCCACATATTGGGCCCAGTCTTTGGCAGGATTGAAAGagccaagcttcccaaataatggcatgatccCAGAAATCTTTACCCAAGCTCAAAGACGTCTATTCCTTGCAAACGTCTTTGGAATAGAATAGTGCTtttctttattgctcagagtattgaatacaggagttgagaagttatattgtggctgtacaggacattagttaggccactgttggaatattgcgtgaaattttggtctccttcctattggaaagatgttgtgaaacttgaaagggttcagaaaagatctacaagggtgttgccagggttggaggatttgagctatatggagaggctgaacaggctgggactgttttccctagagtgtcagaggctgaggggtgaccttatagaagtttacaaaattatgaggggcatggataggataaataggcagtcttttccctggggtcagggagtccagaactagagggcataggtttagggtgagagggaaagatataaaagagacctaaggggcaactttttcacgcagaaggtggtacatgtatggaatgagctgccagaggaagtggtggaggctggtacaattgcaacatttaagaggcatttagatgggtatatgaataggaaggtttggagggatatggaaggccgggtgctggcaggtgggactagattgggttgggatatttggttggcatggacgggttggaccaatactctgaccaataaaggaaagcataccaaacgccttcttcactgtcctgtctacctgcgactccacattcaaggagctatgaacctgcactccaagatctccttgttcagcaacactccctaggaccttatcattaagtgtataagtcctgctaagatttgctttcccaaaatgcagcatctcgcatttatctgaattaagcgccatctgccacttcttagcccattggcccatctggtcaagatcctgttgtaatctgagataaccctcttcgctgtccactacacctccaactttggtgtcatctgcaaacttactaactgaacctcttatgctcgcatccaaatcatttatataaatgacaaaatgtagagggcccagcaccaatccttgtggcactgccctggtcacaggcctccagtctgaaaaacaaccgtccaccaccaccttctgtcttctacctttgagacagttttatatccaaatggctagttttccctgtgtccatgagatctaactttgctaatcagtctcccatggggaatcttgttgaacgccttactgaagtccatatagatcacatctactgctctgccctcatcaaccttctttgttacttcaaaatactcaatcaagtttgtgagacatgatttcccacacacaaagccatgttgattatccctaatcagtccttgtctttctaaatacatgtacatcctgtccctctggattccctccaaaaatttgcccaccactgaggtcatgctcactggtctgtagtttcctggcttgtctttaccgtccttcttaaacagtggcaaaccacgtttgtcaacctcacctgtgactatcgatgatacaaatatctcagcaagaggcccagcaatcacttctctagcttcccacagagttctcgggtacaccagatcaggtcctggggattcatccacctttacctgtttcaagacatccagcactttctcctctgtaatctagacatcttgcaaggtgtcaccatttgTTTCCCTGCAGTCtagatcttccatatccttttccacaataaatactgatgcaaaatattcattcagtatctcctccattttctgcggctccatacaaaggccgccttgctgatctttgaggggcctttttctctccctagttaaccttttgtcccttaatatatttgtaaaaaccatttagATACTcctttaattctatttgttttgtcTCTGAATCTATTGTGTAAATAAGCCAAATCATTAGTCAACCATCAGCAAACATCAGCCCTGGTTTGTCCTCCCTGGGAAGTTACAAAACTGCTGGACTAAATAAGGGAGTCCCAGCAAAATGCAAAGTAAAGAGGAGTTATTGACAGTGGCAACACAAAAGTAGGAATCAGTTGTCCTAAAGGCCAGCTTCAAACTCTCACTGACATTAAATGTTTGCATCCTCCTGGATCTGGGCATGAAAAATACTAACTTCTGAGTACGGTTAACTTATTTACTTGTTTCAAAATGTGTGAAGCAGTTTGAAAAGTAAGATGATTTAATATGCTGCAATATCTAGGCAATAATTTAAAGCAATGTAAAGAATCTGGAAAATCTGGGCAGTGCTGCTTGATGATTGTTTTTGCAGAACTGCAGTCCCATGTGCACTGTGGGGTATCTATTGAGATGTATGGCGAAGAGCCTTACCTTGTACTCATTTTACTGTCAGCAGAGCAGCTTGGGCATGAGCACCAATCCAGATCATGTGGAtcaagtaatttgtaaataaattcCTTTGAATGATACGGCAAAAAGAATTGTCAAAACTTCTAAATGCAAAATGGAAGTAAATCGGAATATTGCCCGCCACACTTGCCTCTCTTGTATACAAACAATTCCTATCTTAATCTTAACAATATATTTTCACAAAACTATCAATCCCTGCTTCTACTCACCTTTTTAATGCAGAGTCTACTAATAGCTCCCTTATGGTTTTCGAATTAAATCTAATTGAACAGCTTTCCTCTTTCAATGCCTTCAATCTTAAGCTCTTTCAAATGTCTAAGAAAATCTAGAAATAGTGCAACTACTGGAATCTTCTTGCCTTTAATATATCTTCCAATAGGTCCAGTAAACTTGTCAAGAATATTCAAAAACTTGTAAAGCTAGCAAACCTCTGAACCTTTCCACAATTATTGATGTATTTGTGTTTGTGGTAAGCAAGTCTCCACACTAACATTTCATACTTACAAGACTTTTCACCCCATTTGGCAGTGACCATGCGTGTTCCAGTTTCAGACCATAATACTTCCAAGTGAATTCCATCAACTtttcatgactccatccccaacCAAGTATCGTCCTTTGCAATATTGAATCATCTGGAGAAACAATAGTGACTTCACAAAAGCTACATTTCTTTTAGAATGTAAATaccattttaaaaatcctttttgTTCTTTCCAGAAATGCTTCAATACCTGGTTATTTGTGTGCTGCTTTATGTCCTGTATTACTGCTACAGAGACCGTCAACGTATAAAGAATGTATCTGACAAGTATGTATACATTACTGGCTGTGACTCTGGCTTTGGCAATATGCTAGCCAAGCATTTGGATCAACAAGGATTTCATGTCCTAGCTGCCTGCTTTACTGAGAAGGGTGCTGAAGAATTGAAAGCGTGCACATCATCAAGACTCAAGACTTTCCACTTGGACGTTGTTAACTCTGAAAGCATCAACAAAGCTGCAGAGTTCATAAAATCTGAGGTCAAGGAGAAAGGTAATCTAAAGATGGCTTTTGCTTCATCTGCCATAGAAAATGCCATTTGTTTGCTGAATAATTTTTATAAATCTGTTTGTCAGCTAATGATATTCACTGCAGTTTTTGAAAAAATGCAGAGCAAAAGGTGAaaggttcttgtggcacagtggtagtgttcctacatctggggatggggagaggtggaCAAGTGAAGTCAGGAGAATAACTGGATCTCAAAGGGGACAGATATCTCATCTATGTCTGTCAATAGCCCTGACTAACATGGTAATGGAGCCTTTACTGAATGGCTGTTATGCAATAAAGCCACATCTGTGTGTTGTTGTTTCACTGTAGTAATATTCCTATCTCTGAGCTAGAAGGCTTGActcatgtcccacctgctccagaagagTGAAGAATTCAGCTATACTGCTCTGCTTAAAAGCCTTAAGACAAGGAAAATGAAATGACATTGCTATTTACAACAGTAAAATTCTTTAAGGGAAAGATGCTATAGTACATTGCCAAACTTTAAAGCTTGTAATTCTGTAgtaagattaaaaatcacattaGGAAGGCGCAGCAAGAGAAGAATATCATCTGTAAGGTGTCATATCAGATTGGCCACATCTTCCTTTTGAGAAGGGCCACCTTAAATCATCACAAGTCTAGGGAAACAATACTGAAtgcagcatctcattaaggaaaGATGTTCAACTGTCACACATTCGAGCATGTTCTCTATCCATTTTAATGAATCAAATTATTGACCAAAGCTACATTTTATTGAACAAAAACACTCAAACTGTGAATTTATTGTGCACAATGTAAGTGACTATCTACGTTCTAAACTACTACAATCTAGGTTCCAAAAATAAGCAATACTTATGTTCCCATGTAAGATCAGTGTCTTGTTAGCCAGGGGTTAACAGGGGTCAACTTCTAGTGTTGCGGTCTTTGCTCTCCAAGCTCAATCTTTGGAATTTGAATCTCTGAGTTCTTCCTCCTTCTTGCACTGATTATTCCCAGGTTGTCTCCAGCCTATGTATACTTTAGTTCTCAATGAGGTGTCTGACTTGGGACCTGCTTTCCTGCGGGTAGGAAGCCACCAAATCCTTACATTTCAGCAGACATGATCTCATTATTCCAGTTGTTTAGGTTATCTGTTGGTGTTTATCTTAGCAGACCAAATGGTGTTACTTCAGTTCATTAAGTTGTATTCCACTGTTAAACCTTTGGTAGAGTTAGGGTTATGCCATAGTTGCTTCGAGACATTTGACTCCTCAGAGTTGGCCACTTTTATCAGCATGCAATTCAGACTGTGGACATGGAAAAGGTTTCCTTCACTACTGCCTTATTGAGCTGTTAAGTCAATATATATTCTGATGGCATTGAATTTGTGCACATAGGCATGCCTAAACACCAATTAGGAGGTTTTGTTAGTTGGGAAGTGATACTCATTCTGGTAATTTCAAGTTGCTTCTGAACTTTATAGTCAGTCTGAATTGCATGCTGATAAGTGGCCAACTCAGAAGAGTCCAATGTCTCAAAGCAACTATGCATTGAAGGGTGGCCAGGTTAAAGACTCAATGAGTTGACCATGAGGCTTATTTTGAACATCAACATTTCTCATTTGTATATGATTTTGCTGgtctataagacataggagtggaagtaaggccattcggcccatcgagtccactccgccattcaatcatggctgatgggcatttcatctccacttacccgcattctccccgaggcccttaattcctcgagacatcaagaatctatcaatctctgtcttgaagacattaaGCGTCCCGGCCTACACTGCACTCTACGGCAATGAATTATTCGTCTGTGACAAAAGCCAATGAATTAGAGGTTGCCTCTTGAATAGTACAGAAATGGCCAGCATAACATGGCTTTCTGGTTTGTGTAatactaaatttaaaaaaattatgaagggaaaagCTTCCACCTATGAACTCGGGATATTCCAAAGTGTTTTATGTGTAACCAATATTTAATTTAGAAATATTCAGACAATTTTAACAGTGCAAGTTCCCACTAAAATTACTGGACTCCTatgttaaatctgctttctcttttaAATGCCGTCCTCATCtgttgagtttatccagcaacttctgttccaCTTTTACTGAtcttggttgagggataaaaGCTGACTGAGGCAGTAAAAGAACTGCTGTCTACAAAAAGTATCAGCGATGTATCCGAGAAGATAGATGAGCTTTGGTTTTAGCGGATCAACTGAAAATGATACCTCTAATGCAGTACACCTTCCGTCCTGTCATGAAGTATCAACCTAAATGTACTCCAGTGAGGCTTAAAATTAAAAGGCAAGAATGCTGATCACATGAAGCTGTACCTTTTTAAAGTGTTATTCATTATTCTACACAAACCAGTACAGTATCTTTCATAAACCATTGCAGTCTTGAAGAAGTGATTATACAGTGTTAAGTAAGCTAAATTTAAATGTTTTGCATATATCACAAGTTGTCATATTTAGTTTTACAGAGGGTTTAATAAATACCTTGTGACTTAGTCTTTCAATGAATAGTCACTGCCCCTCCCATTTCATAAGTTATCCTCACTTCAAAATAAATAGAGCATTGTTAGGAACACGAAATGGGGAATAATCTGAAGTTAACTTATTTTGTTTCTAACTCTTTTCAGGTCTGTGGGGGCTGGTGAACAATGCTGGAATCTCTGTACCCAATGGACCAAGTGATTGGTTAACAATAGATGATTACAAAATTGTACTGAATGTCAATCTGATTGGACAAATTGAAGTTACTTTGAGTGTGCTTCCACTGATAAAGAGGGCACGAGGTAGAATAGTCAATGTGGCAAGTGTATTTGGTAAGGTCAGTTTTGGGGGTGGACCTTACTGCATCTCCAAGTTTGGTGTGGAAGCCTTCAATGATGGTCTCAGGTGAGTTAGAAATTGCAGTATTGTCTATTAATATTAGCTATGTTCTTGTATTTTCAATTTTATGATCAAAGTAAATCAGAATAACATTTATTGACTTACTGTACTTGATCCAACAATCTAAGATAAGTATGATCAGTACAGAGGTTTTATTTGTCCATGGGATAATGATATTTGTTACTCATTTTTAATGGccttaagaaggtgatggtgcATCATAAACTGCTTGTTgcaagtttggaaggtgttgttgaaaaagccttggcaagttgctgcaatgcatcttatctatgttatatacagtcacaaagatgtatagtatggaaacagacccttcggtccaactcttcatTATCCAaaataatctcgtcccattttccagcataaccctctcaacccttcctatgcatgtaCTGATG is from Hemiscyllium ocellatum isolate sHemOce1 chromosome 7, sHemOce1.pat.X.cur, whole genome shotgun sequence and encodes:
- the LOC132817073 gene encoding retinol dehydrogenase 7-like produces the protein MLQYLVICVLLYVLYYCYRDRQRIKNVSDKYVYITGCDSGFGNMLAKHLDQQGFHVLAACFTEKGAEELKACTSSRLKTFHLDVVNSESINKAAEFIKSEVKEKGLWGLVNNAGISVPNGPSDWLTIDDYKIVLNVNLIGQIEVTLSVLPLIKRARGRIVNVASVFGKVSFGGGPYCISKFGVEAFNDGLRRDLSHFGVKVLCIEPGFFKTNITDLDLINKSLEAVWLRLPQNVKDDYGADYLDKVMPKFKARVKKLADPDLMKVVWCMNHALTAVHPRTRYSAGLDAKLFWIPLSYVPTVISDNVFHADQVKPAKCIL